From a region of the Balaenoptera musculus isolate JJ_BM4_2016_0621 chromosome 15, mBalMus1.pri.v3, whole genome shotgun sequence genome:
- the KDELR2 gene encoding ER lumen protein-retaining receptor 2 — protein MNIFRLTGDLSHLAAIVILLLKIWKTRSCAGISGKSQLLFALVFTTRYLDLFTSFISLYNTSMKLIYIACSYATVYLIYMKFKATYDGNHDTFRVEFLVVPVGGLSFLVNHDFSPLEILWTFSIYLESVAILPQLFMISKTGEAETITTHYLFFLGLYRALYLVNWIWRFYFEGFFDLIAVVAGVVQTILYCDFFYLYITKVLKGKKLSLPA, from the exons ATGAACATCTTCCGGCTGACCGGGGACCTGTCCCACTTGGCGGCCATCGTCATCCTGCTGCTGAAGATCTGGAAGACGCGCTCCTGCGCCG gtaTTTCTGGGAAAAGCCAGCTTCTGTTTGCACTGGTCTTCACAACTCGTTACCTGGAtctttttacttcatttatttcattatataatacGTCTATGAAG cttATCTACATTGCCTGCTCCTATGCCACGGTGTACCTGATCTACATGAAATTTAAGGCAACCTACGATGGAAATCATGATACTTTCCGAGTGGAGTTTCTGGTGGTCCCTGTGGGAGGCCTCTCGTTTCTAGTCAATCATGATTTCTCTCCTCTTGAG ATTTTGTGGACCTTCTCCATTTACCTTGAGTCAGTGGCTATCCTACCACAGCTCTTCATGATCAGCAAGACCGGGGAGGCCGAGACCATCACCACCCACTACCTGTTCTTCCTGGGCCTCTATCGTGCTTTGTATCTTGTCAACTGGATCTGGCGCTTCTACTTTGAGGGCTTCTTTGACCTCATCGCTGTGGTGGCCGGCGTTGTCCAGACCATCCTATACTGCGACTTCTTCTACTTGTACATTACAAAAG TACTCAAGGGAAAGAAGCTCAGTCTGCCAGCGTAA